In a genomic window of Passer domesticus isolate bPasDom1 chromosome 3, bPasDom1.hap1, whole genome shotgun sequence:
- the ETAA1 gene encoding ewing's tumor-associated antigen 1 isoform X1 → MPGSRRRGLSLGPAALRRRSGGGEEQPTRRRAELPAEEGPVERGAGRGLPAGEAAAACSPRAAEPCLHKTPKRSLSRKSRIPTFSSPINDTETQQEIFWDSHSPIAYRLGNGKSKQSASRCAVEISEIVNRIAPQDEKAACNEDSLLGTWIGEDAIPCTPIAVKGRARAKLSCTRDLKIKNPEEELMKLAKEFDKNLVELDAVQEQEKLGHNFIQTTSEPSSNSKDEINTKNQKSLLDEGPETDPDVSLKPVGQSTGIPVAEPCQSSSQKSVDLEAELALHALFDSSTQKCSGHLSQGLSDISLNNSFHKIKSTLEEENLPEKVEETQQGNSEPYQKDTLFAVGSMVQTVPKADTDTLTKKNPPSLKTQLVASAKLAGVVNDDFDDWDTDLLADDSFVLQITQNPELISTEEPPQIPANPFVHDFSDASRTKQRSSGNSVTLLGTVNKSNSLQHSPLKHSSKDSQHVKSLSLQRPCKTENTKVETKALHGKCDVKPDKAKSVWRSTQNSDLSHIPVSVQSDMKNGNESTKPKSDALPLFPSRSNPHRQPAGKPGNNTHTISCQSSSVSTNMKRNDLTKVVNQSNTGHSNQVEIPKKCPLSFDDWNEPKFSDEILGMFCGSDNLWDANYEDDELLYQVCDDIEKQTQSQDVKQGNEKIKTIQGASINSRSNADNSFPASKQGLPHLLAQKTNAKQEALSLNDACRNSSKIVHGLATTGHVVNCKNVSNPQTAVSGPSVECKYTLPKNCHQDAAEDTAKAVSGKWYRSNSVPAGETGSEVSPVNAVNIFSKKTLDSSHFSYNAGNIPSSSSGNKTSLVPSKFKFRKINNSQGGLRVGSENSGNHSAIGITLQGLQGSNNQVNVTWPRKLDNKKSPFKRHLSESFAQTTSVSVVEQKNRKCSQEEIERKKQEALARRKSRTQAFFKDA, encoded by the exons atgCCCGGTAGCCGGCGGAGGGGGCTGTCCCTCGGGCCCGCCGCCCTGAGGAGGcgcagcggcggcggcgaggAGCAGCCGacgcggcggcgggcggagctCCCCGCGGAGGAGGGGCCGGTGGAACGCGGCGCGGGCCGAGGCCTGCCCgccggggaggcggcggcggcgtgCTCGCCCCGCGCTGCAG AACCATGTTTACATAAGACACCAAAGAGATCATTGAGTAGAAAATCCCGAATACCTACTTTCAGCTCTCCTATTAATGACACTGAGACACAGCAAGAAATCTTTTGGGATTCTCATTCACCCATTGCCTACAGATTAG GCAATGGGAAAAGCAAGCAGTCTGCCAGTAGATGTGCAGTAGAAATTTCGGAAATCGTTAATCGCATTGCTCCTCAG GATGAAAAAGCAGCCTGTAATGAAGACTCCCTTTTAGGAACATGGATTGGTGAGGATGCTATTCCCTGTACACCTATAGCAGTAAAAGGGCGAGCTAGGGCAAAGTTAAGTTGTACAAG agatcttaaaataaaaaatccagaAGAGGAACTCATGAAATTGGCTAAGGAGTTTGATAAAAATCTAGTAGAGTTAGATGCTGTTCAGGAACAGGAGAAGCTTGGTCACAACTTCATCCAGACCACCTCAGAGCCTTCAAGTAATTCTAAAGATGAAATAAATACAAAGAACCAGAAATCACTCCTTGATGAAGGACCTGAAACAGATCCTGATGTGTCCCTGAAACCAGTTGGACAGAGCACCGGCATCCCTGTGGCAGAGCCCTGTCAGTCCAGCAGTCAAAAGTCTGTAGACCTCGAGGCTGAACTAGCCCTTCATGCTCTTTTTGACTCTTCCACCCAGAAGTGCAGCGGGCATTTGAGCCAAGGACTGTCAGatatttctttaaataataGTTTTCATAAAATTAAAAGTACCTTGGAGGAGGAGAATCTTCCTGAGAAAGTTGAAGAGACACAGCAGGGTAATTCAGAGCCATATCAAAAAGATACTCTGTTTGCAGTAGGAAGCATGGTCCAAACTGTACCAAAAGCTGATACTGATaccctgacaaaaaaaaatcctccttcttTAAAGACACAATTGGTGGCCTCTGCTAAGCTTGCTGGAGTAGTTAATGATGACTTTGATGACTGGGATACAGATCTTTTGGCAGATGACTCTTTTGTGCTGCAGATAACCCAAAATCCTGAATTGATAAGTACTGAAGAACCACCACAAATTCCTGCAAATCCATTTGTGCATGATTTCAGTGATGCTAGCAGAACAAAGCAAAGAAGTAGTGGCAATTCAGTAACTCTTTTGGGGACTGTAAACAAATCTAACAGTTTGCAGCATTCACCTTTGAAACATTCTAGTAAAGACTCACAACATGTGAAATCACTGTCTTTACAAAGACCATGTAAGACAGAAAACACCAAGGTAGAGACCAAGGCCTTGCATGGTAAATGTGATGTTAAACCAGATAAAGCTAAATCTGTTTGGAGGAGTACCCAAAATAGTGATTTGAGCCATATTCCTGTTTCAGTGCAATCTGACATGAAGAATGGAAATGAATCTACTAAGCCTAAAAGTGATGctcttcctcttttcccttcaaGATCTAATCCTCATAGACAACCAGCAGGAAAACCTGGGAATAACACTCATACTATTTCCTGTCAGTCATCCAGTGTTTCTACCAACATGAAACGTAATGATCTAACCAAAGTGGTTAACCAGTCTAATACAGGTCACTCAAATCAAGTTGAAATACCAAAGAAATGCCCTCTGTCATTTGATGACTGGAATGAACCGAAGTTCTCTGATGAGATATTGGGTATGTTTTGTGGATCCGATAATCTTTGGGATGCAAACTATGAGGATGATGAATTATTATATCAGGTGTGTGATGATATAGAAAAGCAAACTCAGAGCCAGGATGTTAaacaaggaaatgaaaaaattaaaactattcAAGGAGCCAGTATTAATTCCAGATCAAATGCTGATAACAGCTTCCCAGCGTCTAAACAAGGACTACCCCATCTCTTGGCACAAAAAACAAATGCGAAACAGGAGGCTCTCTCACTAAATGATGCCTGTAGGAATTCATCAAAGATAGTGCATGGGCTGGCCACAACAGGTCATGTTGTGAACTGTAAGAACGTCTCAAATCCTCAGACTGCAGTCTCGGGTCCTTCTGTGGAGTGTAAATACACACTGCCTAAAAACTGTCACCAAGATGCTGCTGAAGATACTGCAAAGGCTGTTTCAGGGAAATGGTACAGGTCAAATTCTGTGCCAGCAGGAGAGACAGGTTCTGAAGTAAGTCCTGTTAATGcagtaaatatttttagtaAAAAAACACTTGACAGCTCACATTTCTCGTATAATGCGGGAAATATTCCAAGTAGCAGCTCTGGTAACAAAACTTCACTTGTGCCTTCAAAGTTTAAGTTCCGAAAGATTAACAATTCTCAGGGTGGTCTTCGTGTAGGGTCTGAAAATTCAGGGAATCATTCTGCCATTGGAATTACTCTGCAGGGTTTGCAAGGAAGCAATAATCAGGTGAATGTGACTTGGCCCCGCAAGCTTGACAATAAGAAATCACCTTTCAAGAGGCATCTTTCAGAGTCTTTTGCACAGACTACATCAG TGTCTGTGGTAgaacaaaaaaatagaaaatgttcTCAAGAGGagattgaaagaaaaaaacaagaagcTCTCGCACGAAGAAAGTCCAGAACACAGGCATTCTTTAAAGATGCTTGA
- the ETAA1 gene encoding ewing's tumor-associated antigen 1 isoform X2, with protein sequence MPGSRRRGLSLGPAALRRRSGGGEEQPTRRRAELPAEEGPVERGAGRGLPAGEAAAACSPRAAEPCLHKTPKRSLSRKSRIPTFSSPINDTETQQEIFWDSHSPIAYRLGNGKSKQSASRCAVEISEIVNRIAPQDEKAACNEDSLLGTWIGEDAIPCTPIAVKGRARAKLSCTRDLKIKNPEEELMKLAKEFDKNLVELDAVQEQEKLGHNFIQTTSEPSSNSKDEINTKNQKSLLDEGPETDPDVSLKPVGQSTGIPVAEPCQSSSQKSVDLEAELALHALFDSSTQKCSGHLSQGLSDISLNNSFHKIKSTLEEENLPEKVEETQQGNSEPYQKDTLFAVGSMVQTVPKADTDTLTKKNPPSLKTQLVASAKLAGVVNDDFDDWDTDLLADDSFVLQITQNPELISTEEPPQIPANPFVHDFSDASRTKQRSSGNSVTLLGTVNKSNSLQHSPLKHSSKDSQHVKSLSLQRPCKTENTKVETKALHGKCDVKPDKAKSVWRSTQNSDLSHIPVSVQSDMKNGNESTKPKSDALPLFPSRSNPHRQPAGKPGNNTHTISCQSSSVSTNMKRNDLTKVVNQSNTGHSNQVEIPKKCPLSFDDWNEPKFSDEILGMFCGSDNLWDANYEDDELLYQVCDDIEKQTQSQDVKQGNEKIKTIQGASINSRSNADNSFPASKQGLPHLLAQKTNAKQEALSLNDACRNSSKIVHGLATTGHVVNCKNVSNPQTAVSGPSVECKYTLPKNCHQDAAEDTAKAVSGKWYRSNSVPAGETGSEGLQGSNNQVNVTWPRKLDNKKSPFKRHLSESFAQTTSVSVVEQKNRKCSQEEIERKKQEALARRKSRTQAFFKDA encoded by the exons atgCCCGGTAGCCGGCGGAGGGGGCTGTCCCTCGGGCCCGCCGCCCTGAGGAGGcgcagcggcggcggcgaggAGCAGCCGacgcggcggcgggcggagctCCCCGCGGAGGAGGGGCCGGTGGAACGCGGCGCGGGCCGAGGCCTGCCCgccggggaggcggcggcggcgtgCTCGCCCCGCGCTGCAG AACCATGTTTACATAAGACACCAAAGAGATCATTGAGTAGAAAATCCCGAATACCTACTTTCAGCTCTCCTATTAATGACACTGAGACACAGCAAGAAATCTTTTGGGATTCTCATTCACCCATTGCCTACAGATTAG GCAATGGGAAAAGCAAGCAGTCTGCCAGTAGATGTGCAGTAGAAATTTCGGAAATCGTTAATCGCATTGCTCCTCAG GATGAAAAAGCAGCCTGTAATGAAGACTCCCTTTTAGGAACATGGATTGGTGAGGATGCTATTCCCTGTACACCTATAGCAGTAAAAGGGCGAGCTAGGGCAAAGTTAAGTTGTACAAG agatcttaaaataaaaaatccagaAGAGGAACTCATGAAATTGGCTAAGGAGTTTGATAAAAATCTAGTAGAGTTAGATGCTGTTCAGGAACAGGAGAAGCTTGGTCACAACTTCATCCAGACCACCTCAGAGCCTTCAAGTAATTCTAAAGATGAAATAAATACAAAGAACCAGAAATCACTCCTTGATGAAGGACCTGAAACAGATCCTGATGTGTCCCTGAAACCAGTTGGACAGAGCACCGGCATCCCTGTGGCAGAGCCCTGTCAGTCCAGCAGTCAAAAGTCTGTAGACCTCGAGGCTGAACTAGCCCTTCATGCTCTTTTTGACTCTTCCACCCAGAAGTGCAGCGGGCATTTGAGCCAAGGACTGTCAGatatttctttaaataataGTTTTCATAAAATTAAAAGTACCTTGGAGGAGGAGAATCTTCCTGAGAAAGTTGAAGAGACACAGCAGGGTAATTCAGAGCCATATCAAAAAGATACTCTGTTTGCAGTAGGAAGCATGGTCCAAACTGTACCAAAAGCTGATACTGATaccctgacaaaaaaaaatcctccttcttTAAAGACACAATTGGTGGCCTCTGCTAAGCTTGCTGGAGTAGTTAATGATGACTTTGATGACTGGGATACAGATCTTTTGGCAGATGACTCTTTTGTGCTGCAGATAACCCAAAATCCTGAATTGATAAGTACTGAAGAACCACCACAAATTCCTGCAAATCCATTTGTGCATGATTTCAGTGATGCTAGCAGAACAAAGCAAAGAAGTAGTGGCAATTCAGTAACTCTTTTGGGGACTGTAAACAAATCTAACAGTTTGCAGCATTCACCTTTGAAACATTCTAGTAAAGACTCACAACATGTGAAATCACTGTCTTTACAAAGACCATGTAAGACAGAAAACACCAAGGTAGAGACCAAGGCCTTGCATGGTAAATGTGATGTTAAACCAGATAAAGCTAAATCTGTTTGGAGGAGTACCCAAAATAGTGATTTGAGCCATATTCCTGTTTCAGTGCAATCTGACATGAAGAATGGAAATGAATCTACTAAGCCTAAAAGTGATGctcttcctcttttcccttcaaGATCTAATCCTCATAGACAACCAGCAGGAAAACCTGGGAATAACACTCATACTATTTCCTGTCAGTCATCCAGTGTTTCTACCAACATGAAACGTAATGATCTAACCAAAGTGGTTAACCAGTCTAATACAGGTCACTCAAATCAAGTTGAAATACCAAAGAAATGCCCTCTGTCATTTGATGACTGGAATGAACCGAAGTTCTCTGATGAGATATTGGGTATGTTTTGTGGATCCGATAATCTTTGGGATGCAAACTATGAGGATGATGAATTATTATATCAGGTGTGTGATGATATAGAAAAGCAAACTCAGAGCCAGGATGTTAaacaaggaaatgaaaaaattaaaactattcAAGGAGCCAGTATTAATTCCAGATCAAATGCTGATAACAGCTTCCCAGCGTCTAAACAAGGACTACCCCATCTCTTGGCACAAAAAACAAATGCGAAACAGGAGGCTCTCTCACTAAATGATGCCTGTAGGAATTCATCAAAGATAGTGCATGGGCTGGCCACAACAGGTCATGTTGTGAACTGTAAGAACGTCTCAAATCCTCAGACTGCAGTCTCGGGTCCTTCTGTGGAGTGTAAATACACACTGCCTAAAAACTGTCACCAAGATGCTGCTGAAGATACTGCAAAGGCTGTTTCAGGGAAATGGTACAGGTCAAATTCTGTGCCAGCAGGAGAGACAGGTTCTGAA GGTTTGCAAGGAAGCAATAATCAGGTGAATGTGACTTGGCCCCGCAAGCTTGACAATAAGAAATCACCTTTCAAGAGGCATCTTTCAGAGTCTTTTGCACAGACTACATCAG TGTCTGTGGTAgaacaaaaaaatagaaaatgttcTCAAGAGGagattgaaagaaaaaaacaagaagcTCTCGCACGAAGAAAGTCCAGAACACAGGCATTCTTTAAAGATGCTTGA
- the ETAA1 gene encoding ewing's tumor-associated antigen 1 isoform X3, producing MPGSRRRGLSLGPAALRRRSGGGEEQPTRRRAELPAEEGPVERGAGRGLPAGEAAAACSPRAAEPCLHKTPKRSLSRKSRIPTFSSPINDTETQQEIFWDSHSPIAYRLGNGKSKQSASRCAVEISEIVNRIAPQDEKAACNEDSLLGTWIGEDAIPCTPIAVKGRARAKLSCTRDLKIKNPEEELMKLAKEFDKNLVELDAVQEQEKLGHNFIQTTSEPSSNSKDEINTKNQKSLLDEGPETDPDVSLKPVGQSTGIPVAEPCQSSSQKSVDLEAELALHALFDSSTQKCSGHLSQGLSDISLNNSFHKIKSTLEEENLPEKVEETQQGNSEPYQKDTLFAVGSMVQTVPKADTDTLTKKNPPSLKTQLVASAKLAGVVNDDFDDWDTDLLADDSFVLQITQNPELISTEEPPQIPANPFVHDFSDASRTKQRSSGNSVTLLGTVNKSNSLQHSPLKHSSKDSQHVKSLSLQRPCKTENTKVETKALHGKCDVKPDKAKSVWRSTQNSDLSHIPVSVQSDMKNGNESTKPKSDALPLFPSRSNPHRQPAGKPGNNTHTISCQSSSVSTNMKRNDLTKVVNQSNTGHSNQVEIPKKCPLSFDDWNEPKFSDEILGMFCGSDNLWDANYEDDELLYQVCDDIEKQTQSQDVKQGNEKIKTIQGASINSRSNADNSFPASKQGLPHLLAQKTNAKQEALSLNDACRNSSKIVHGLATTGHVVNCKNVSNPQTAVSGPSVECKYTLPKNCHQDAAEDTAKAVSGKWYRSNSVPAGETGSECLW from the exons atgCCCGGTAGCCGGCGGAGGGGGCTGTCCCTCGGGCCCGCCGCCCTGAGGAGGcgcagcggcggcggcgaggAGCAGCCGacgcggcggcgggcggagctCCCCGCGGAGGAGGGGCCGGTGGAACGCGGCGCGGGCCGAGGCCTGCCCgccggggaggcggcggcggcgtgCTCGCCCCGCGCTGCAG AACCATGTTTACATAAGACACCAAAGAGATCATTGAGTAGAAAATCCCGAATACCTACTTTCAGCTCTCCTATTAATGACACTGAGACACAGCAAGAAATCTTTTGGGATTCTCATTCACCCATTGCCTACAGATTAG GCAATGGGAAAAGCAAGCAGTCTGCCAGTAGATGTGCAGTAGAAATTTCGGAAATCGTTAATCGCATTGCTCCTCAG GATGAAAAAGCAGCCTGTAATGAAGACTCCCTTTTAGGAACATGGATTGGTGAGGATGCTATTCCCTGTACACCTATAGCAGTAAAAGGGCGAGCTAGGGCAAAGTTAAGTTGTACAAG agatcttaaaataaaaaatccagaAGAGGAACTCATGAAATTGGCTAAGGAGTTTGATAAAAATCTAGTAGAGTTAGATGCTGTTCAGGAACAGGAGAAGCTTGGTCACAACTTCATCCAGACCACCTCAGAGCCTTCAAGTAATTCTAAAGATGAAATAAATACAAAGAACCAGAAATCACTCCTTGATGAAGGACCTGAAACAGATCCTGATGTGTCCCTGAAACCAGTTGGACAGAGCACCGGCATCCCTGTGGCAGAGCCCTGTCAGTCCAGCAGTCAAAAGTCTGTAGACCTCGAGGCTGAACTAGCCCTTCATGCTCTTTTTGACTCTTCCACCCAGAAGTGCAGCGGGCATTTGAGCCAAGGACTGTCAGatatttctttaaataataGTTTTCATAAAATTAAAAGTACCTTGGAGGAGGAGAATCTTCCTGAGAAAGTTGAAGAGACACAGCAGGGTAATTCAGAGCCATATCAAAAAGATACTCTGTTTGCAGTAGGAAGCATGGTCCAAACTGTACCAAAAGCTGATACTGATaccctgacaaaaaaaaatcctccttcttTAAAGACACAATTGGTGGCCTCTGCTAAGCTTGCTGGAGTAGTTAATGATGACTTTGATGACTGGGATACAGATCTTTTGGCAGATGACTCTTTTGTGCTGCAGATAACCCAAAATCCTGAATTGATAAGTACTGAAGAACCACCACAAATTCCTGCAAATCCATTTGTGCATGATTTCAGTGATGCTAGCAGAACAAAGCAAAGAAGTAGTGGCAATTCAGTAACTCTTTTGGGGACTGTAAACAAATCTAACAGTTTGCAGCATTCACCTTTGAAACATTCTAGTAAAGACTCACAACATGTGAAATCACTGTCTTTACAAAGACCATGTAAGACAGAAAACACCAAGGTAGAGACCAAGGCCTTGCATGGTAAATGTGATGTTAAACCAGATAAAGCTAAATCTGTTTGGAGGAGTACCCAAAATAGTGATTTGAGCCATATTCCTGTTTCAGTGCAATCTGACATGAAGAATGGAAATGAATCTACTAAGCCTAAAAGTGATGctcttcctcttttcccttcaaGATCTAATCCTCATAGACAACCAGCAGGAAAACCTGGGAATAACACTCATACTATTTCCTGTCAGTCATCCAGTGTTTCTACCAACATGAAACGTAATGATCTAACCAAAGTGGTTAACCAGTCTAATACAGGTCACTCAAATCAAGTTGAAATACCAAAGAAATGCCCTCTGTCATTTGATGACTGGAATGAACCGAAGTTCTCTGATGAGATATTGGGTATGTTTTGTGGATCCGATAATCTTTGGGATGCAAACTATGAGGATGATGAATTATTATATCAGGTGTGTGATGATATAGAAAAGCAAACTCAGAGCCAGGATGTTAaacaaggaaatgaaaaaattaaaactattcAAGGAGCCAGTATTAATTCCAGATCAAATGCTGATAACAGCTTCCCAGCGTCTAAACAAGGACTACCCCATCTCTTGGCACAAAAAACAAATGCGAAACAGGAGGCTCTCTCACTAAATGATGCCTGTAGGAATTCATCAAAGATAGTGCATGGGCTGGCCACAACAGGTCATGTTGTGAACTGTAAGAACGTCTCAAATCCTCAGACTGCAGTCTCGGGTCCTTCTGTGGAGTGTAAATACACACTGCCTAAAAACTGTCACCAAGATGCTGCTGAAGATACTGCAAAGGCTGTTTCAGGGAAATGGTACAGGTCAAATTCTGTGCCAGCAGGAGAGACAGGTTCTGAA TGTCTGTGGTAg